A single genomic interval of Anopheles marshallii chromosome 2, idAnoMarsDA_429_01, whole genome shotgun sequence harbors:
- the LOC128709980 gene encoding E3 ubiquitin-protein ligase hyd — MSTLHFVVHPLPGTEDQLNDRIRDVADKINKYGVQTLPGLQSLKVPVKQIVIGPAHLGILLEDGRAFRVAFSIIPERLDLSKQDASKTGGTGGGGGGGGGGGGGGGSGGGGSGGGGGGGNQSSNQSNNNSKSTPTSRQCRSRARIMRTSSSVRAGSGSQGSGSRSTGVIMGGGSSGSRSIVSVPAPFVPEELVAQAQVVLQGKSRNLIIRELQRTNLDVNLAVNNLLSRDDEGGDDTEEGSDNYVAEDLISLLDGGFHPDNSVIIDAEAMFTDDVFGFSNIRNLMLYSRARSERNQNNSSSAGGSGGGSSGAVGSAGNSNDGTVASSRSSGSGGQAGAAGAGTGSSAIISGNAQSGSGGSSGVAGGPSGVSGGSGLSSAEREGFGRWRDRQYFGPRRWFQGGREDVWEKEAGDSKKKDYSSGYPLWVSDEMEPWPEKEHPVRFTEIASLYSEFIGVTARGEIHQWRWADAEPYRSNDASNVHHPKTIPLNLLYEKVTHISATLIRCSVATESGRIATWMDELLGYAGNKLEHSATNYPEFALDRIVSLHTCTLYTVARTESGELFWWGVLPFGQRKRLWDKYQAKAKKPIRPSVNTPEVTVGAQVCMKSCPMYQHGAIGFTISNGVPKVGQLMNAAWEFTKVCRFKLLSMSTLSQQLAASTQGGITGTPAGSVGGSGLSTSSTLSSSGIAGSLSAGSNASGIGSQSSSATASGGMSGILDKDSKSGNSSSAPSGSSSGSGGVSSSKQGAGNNKESADRIDMPPPPSPASSTCSDTGSVTNSHKRPKRMTPKEEPDPKKDEEQWLLKDVIFVEDVRSVPIGRVLKVDGDFAAVKFPPAPGSGGSLSSSTNSGSNSKDKFDDSIEAWQDCRLLRKDDLQVIKSATTPRVPDCFQKIPRRIVLNPTASSSSNNDAMGGTSQLLTIAVDPKGIHGIMKTANNRLHYSLFNLNTGRQEQDSVFPTDIGSFLGASMQDVSLTCVGDSSDSVLLLRDGNNTIYPMAKDCVDAIRDPSWLDLPPIKCIAAASLTLPSVGVNLKSQVALVVLAPEQQLLMSKILRCDIEGVRQLLAHIAAEGPEQMRNSLASMLAEHTDGNRNIIHACISTCSPTSNREPDFVATGSGSNGNGGASNGGNSSSVGANNSSAGLESINVITNTMIGNRPVSIREIMRRNVGNREMDSTSSNNAIVSNNVQGGLPVPIAPGPDDQPPVLSANSMPVVYWPSEYDPTSGDDDSLGGLNNAMASTGSHQQQQHSGTVGNQQTIFTSQKSLAAIPETYVSDPNERRQNAQLVLQLLCESPVLQPHLRALLSAKDAQSQTPFMLAVTCRAYQAGITVFKAIQKIANGDDAVRDSMIFPPGSSPDQSPLGILCCNDTCSFTWTGADHINQDIFECRTCGLTGSLCCCTECAKVCHKGHDCKLKRTSPTAYCDCWEKCKCKALIAGNQSKRHDLLCKMAAETDLVTRFNSRGESILLFLIQTVGRQMVEQRQYRATSRVRSTSSSNTRKTPNLEPDNEMPEHNLEPPRFARKALDRLLNDWPAVRAMIMTGAEHEKPIVPNANQQPFYDDDNQQVYLQSQSGTSLLDKFTHSLIVRCSSDPLEKLLMTLVHELQNDSIPGRVEEAQKVARRFVRSVARVYVIFSIERFQNPEKQRNSTTQTKHLQAYRRVFTALFKFAIEELVEIADALITPVRLGVVKPIAPFNLSSNNIDSTDELFSVEPLAPPTNRSNAAGIAQITNNTANVHLGVDPLDSERSSSGFISRINIRLGDIEDNNDADALVQDDGETSEQEDMAEREQPPPRRSSSLRPVTSAVSMNAEEESQDLLRSEENAQGESDNEFNFHEAETESDSDDNQSTQDAQRSVQTGATAGSDTGLNSLLFDNEDDSGDSTQPDDEGSEDGESDDQSTVDFNLNDDQLERRQTPGGNQRIANLAPQSMQWAIRSRETTAPERVRLTAGSSNLVFIDPSSLRRSTTAVTTAQQQESPTMTTTASALARAFGIILRQISDLIGMLPTSISGSSSVLDVTHQDAVQLQMYVEKRLKLTWEWILTVMEATEAQLRFGASLTDSTDPSHPLHPLNIPTSSSTSEAAPSAMIGVTTGRSRATISTLGTATTARNLGFADSDRSTRDGGSSMTADSESSRRDFLTYCLSLMRAHNSEHRDSLPVLDVTALRHVAYVLDAILFYMRATNDCDLDRTTNGSNVWDDQDENENEEAEADISTSIFMDTDSVDDDMLSRPSLGRRHSFFQRSDSTLCLGCPAPDPFNTPLIDALPLADQPHRLQPTAKREDLFGMPKWPITLAPGVSGSAGSSGLQHQNTAYAGPSEGGPCGVGGITNLELPPVRLSLSSSIRHEMSNSVVATGIIVDPTEALYSESQQQPHQPSSQDNTVAFIDGGVAQTDPNTDSRVRVEISLPVGIYQAAASGSGTVGTGSSIKQQQEMEATGGLGGTSGGSSSNSGSGGSSTTSTKSNETHSPKPPPPPPPPISGGNSSGSNSASGPTGSGSSASTTTFSEVYYKKNRLFYMKSNKYSEESDVDEVSISSDEPQDLSQSSIKIDVDTDQDHDELSESDSEDSRQHSSTTAKRQKLDDSGNDMGGGVGGNPTTATITMSLQQGSSSEGVVGQQQSLQQQEPSSAIRPPIIVARRKVAAGSGSGPTLDGSSVTLAQGSAPTDVVMSGEQQIAGVASSSSSGPSVSFANPLVTIGNTSAGTSPGKSVIVRAGPSSTVFAAGNMGSSSSNSVDLIQSAEAMDIQEISAHVTVETTPNVLPTALQPEMPPRGIYLRGSSAMSSSILSDILLGRWRLSLILFARVFLEDVGVEPGSVIYELNGFPVKETKFRRYMEKLRCTTQKDLTLLKMERNRAALLTQTFKELNVLYNNRRVQQPLVFNRVKVTFKDEPGEGSGVARSFYTAIAEALLANEKLPPLEVAQTPAKYGAGPFNSMLRHRGSSGGGGGGSGASSGGGGSSSVGAGVGGSGGGSNAPGSGVSGSGSSSSSRRGLSSKQPLWRPNRESRKTLNYDARPFRPANEQNVSGAGGGGGASPTLLNVGEVFSVQQQQLGDRLYPKVQLQHPNNAAKITGMLLELPPTQVLHLLASDENLRQRISEAVEIIVQRQRLEMDNLSNGGNQSLSSGGTGSSAGQGVSSSLGSSVSLAGTSGGGSSGSGSGTGSEQVVGSGSITASGGYNSITGQGTPSLTKKCAPVLLLEDCQMDAPLFYTPGKRGFYSPRQGYPSSDRMNAFRNVGRLIGLCLLQNELFPLFLQRHVLKFILGRQIRFHDLAFFDPVLYESLRQLIKDSQTKTGGISMLQSLEMNFVIDLMMEEGSGTVELVPGGRDIQVNENNVYDYVRKYAEYRMIKTQEKALEAIRSGVFDVLPDTALDQLTAEDLRLLLNGVGDIHVATLISYTAFNDESNEPSDKLTKFKRWLWNVVEKMTNLERQDLVYFWTGSPALPASEEGFQPMPSVTIRPADDSHLPTANTCISRLYIPLYSSKAVLRHKLLLAIKTKNFGFV, encoded by the exons ATGTCGACATTACATTTTGTCGTACATCCGCTCCCCGGTACAGAGGATCAACTTAACGACAG gaTACGCGACGTGGCCgataaaatcaacaaatatgGTGTCCAAACATTACCCGGATTACAGTCCTTGAAAGTGCCGGTAAAACAAATCGTCATCGGTCCGGCACATCTTGGGATACTGCTCGAAGATGGAAGGGCCTTCCGAGTGGCCTTCTCCATCATACCTGAGAGGCTAGATCTCAGCAAACAGGACGCCTCAAAGACCGGTGGAACCgggggcggtggtggtggtggcggcggagGTGGCGGAGGTGGTGGTTCCGGCGGAGGAGGCAGTGGTGGCGGAGGTGGTGGAGGAAATCAATCATCGAATCAGTCGAACAACAACTCCAAGAGCACTCCTACCTCCAGGCAATGTCGCTCCCGTGCGCGTATTATGCGCACAAGCAGCTCGGTCCGGGCCGGCAGTGGCTCGCAGGGATCCGGTTCACGCAGTACCGGTGTTATTATGGGCGGTGGATCGTCCGGCAGCCGGTCGATCGTATCCGTTCCCGCACCGTTCGTGCCGGAAGAACTGGTTGCGCAGGCCCAGGTGGTACTACAAGGCAAGAGCCGAAATTTGATTATTCGTGAACTGCAGCGTACCAACCTGGACGTGAATCTGGCCGTAAATAATCTGTTATCGCGAGATGACGAGGGTGGTGATGATACGGAGGAAGGAAGTGACAATTATGTGGCCGAGGATTTGATCTCCCTGTTGGACGGTGGTTTCCATCCGGATAATAGCGTCATCATCGATGCGGAAGCTATGTTCACCGACGATGTATTCGGATTTTCGAATATACGAAA TTTGATGTTATACAGTCGTGCCCGTAGTgaacgaaatcaaaacaattcatCATCTGCTGGAGGAAGTGGCGGCGGATCTAGTGGTGCAGTTGGATCGGCAGGAAACAGCAACGATGGTACAGTAGCTAGTAGTCGTTCTAGCGGAAGTGGCGGTCAGGCCGGTGCAGCTGGTGCTGGAACCGGCTCATCAGCGATCATTTCCGGCAATGCTCAGTCGGGTAGTGGTGGCTCATCAGGTGTAGCCGGTGGACCCTCTGGAGTTTCTGGAGGCTCTGGACTGAGCAGTGCAGAACGTGAAGGATTTGGACGATGGCGAGATCGGCAATACTTTGGACCACGTCGTTGGTTTCAAGGAGGACGAGAGGATGTATGGGAGAAGGAAGCAGGTG ATTCAAAAAAGAAGGACTATTCGTCCGGATATCCCTTATGGGTGTCCGATGAGATGGAGCCTTGGCCGGAGAAGGAACATCCGGTGCGCTTCACGGAAATAGCGTCATTATACTCCGAGTTTATAGGCGTGACTGCTCGCGGTGAGATACATCAGTGGCGATGGGCCGATGCAGAACCGTACCGTAGCAACGACGCATCGAACGTTCACCATCCGAAGACAATTCCATTAAACCTTTTGTACGAAAAGGTAACACACATATCGGCCACACTCATCCGTTGCTCCGTTGCTACTGAGAGTGGCCGGATTGCTACATGGATGGACGAGTTACTTGGTTACGCTGGTAACAAGTTGGAGCATAGTGCCACCAACTATCCCGAGTTTGCACTCGATCGGATAGTGTCGCTACACACTTGCACGCTGTACACGGTGGCTCGCACGGAGAGCGGTGAATTATTTTGGTGGGGTGTGCTGCCATTCGGTCAGCGCAAACGCCTTTGGGATAAGTATCAAGCGAAGGCGAAGAAACCCATACGACCAAGTGTGAACACACCGGAAGTAACGGTTGGGGCTCAAGTGTGCATGAAAAGCTGCCCAATGTACCAGCACGGTGCAATTGGGTTTACCATTTCGAATGGTGTACCAAAAGTGGGGCAGTTGATGAATGCTGCTTGGGAATTTACGAAGGTATGCCGATTCAAGCTGCTTTCAATGTCGACTCTGTCGCAACAGCTGGCTGCCAGCACGCAGGGTGGAATCACAGGCACACCGGCAGGATCAGTTGGTGGAAGTGGGTTGAGCACTAGCTCGACACTTTCTAGCAGCGGTATTGCAGGTTCTCTGAGTGCTGGATCGAACGCAAGCGGAATAGGATCACAAAGTTCATCCGCTACTGCATCGGGAGGGATGAGTGGAATTTTGGATAAAGATTCCAAAAGCGGAAACTCTTCGAGTGCACCTAGTGGTAGTTCTTCTGGGTCGGGAGGAGTTTCGTCCTCAAAGCAGGGGGCCGGCAACAATAAGGAATCTGCTGATCGCATTGATatgccaccaccaccttccCCGGCTTCCAGTACATGTAGTGATACCGGTAGTGTGACAAATTCGCACAAACGTCCTAAGCGAATGACACCGAAGGAAGAACCGGATCCAAAGAAGGACGAAGAACAATGGTTATTGAA GGACGTAATTTTCGTGGAAGACGTTCGCTCCGTACCGATTGGGCGTGTGCTAAAGGTTGACGGTGATTTTGCAGCTGTTAAGTTTCCTCCTGCGCCCGGTTCAGGCGGGTCCTTGTCATCATCGACCAATAGTGGCAGCAACAGTAAGGATAAATTTGACGATAGCATCGAAGCTTGGCAAGACTGCCGATTGCTGCGCAAGGACGATTTGCAGGTGATAAAATCTGCGACAACGCCACGCGTTCCCGACTGCTTCCAAAAGATACCGCGTCGCATTGTGCTTAACCCGACCGCTTCGTCAAGTAGCAATAATGATGCAATGGGAGGTACCTCTCAGCTGCTAACGATTGCGGTAGATCCTAAGGGTATACATGGTATTATGAAAACAGCTAACAATCGACTCCACTACTCATTGTTCAACTTGAACACTGGCCGGCAGGAACAGGATAGTGTATTCCCCACTGATATAGGATCATTTCTCGGCGCTTCGATGCAGGACGTGTCTCTGACCTGTGTTGGTGATAGTTCAGACAGTGTACTACTGCTTCGCGACGGTAACAACACGATTTATCCGATGGCGAAGGATTGTGTGGATGCAATACGAGACCCAAGTTGGCTCGATCTACCACCGATAAAGTGCATTGCAGCAGCATCCCTTACGTTACCCTCGGTAGGTGTTAATCTAAAGTCCCAAGTGGCACTGGTGGTTTTAGCACCAGAGCAGCAGCTGCTCATGTCAAAGATACTGCGCTGCGACATTGAAGGCGTACGGCAACTGCTCGCACACATTGCGGCGGAAGGGCCAGAACAGATGAGGAATTCGCTGGCATCGATGTTGGCAGAGCACACGGACGGTAACAGAAACATAATCCACGCTTGCATTAGCACGTGCTCACCGACATCGAACCGGGAGCCTGATTTTGTGGCCACTGGAAGTGGTTCCAATGGAAACGGTGGGGCTTCGAATGGCGGAAACAGTTCCTCTGTAGgagcaaataattcgtccGCTGGTCTCGAATCGATCAATGTCATAACAAACACGATGATAGGCAACCGACCGGTTAGCATTAGGGAGATCATGCGTCGTAATGTAGGCAATCGTGAAATGGATAGTACCAGCAGTAACAACGCGATCGTGTCAAATAATGTGCAAGGTGGATTGCCAGTTCCTATTGCACCAGGTCCCGATGATCAACCGCCAGTGCTGAGCGCGAACTCAATGCCAGTAGTTTACTGGCCGTCGGAATACGATCCAACGAGCGGGGACGATGATAGCCTTGGTGGACTAAACAACGCTATGGCCAGCACGGGAagtcatcagcagcaacagcattcAGGGACAgttggtaatcaacaaacgatcTTTACGTCGCAAAAATCGTTGGCTGCGATTCCAGAAACGTACGTATCCGATCCGAATGAGCGGCGCCAAAATGCGCAACTTGTTTTGCAGCTGCTATGCGAAAGTCCTGTCTTGCAGCCACATTTGCGCGCACTATTGAGCGCCAAGGATGCTCAGAGTCAGACTCCGTTCATGCTGGCGGTAACCTGCCGTGCGTATCAGGCGGGAATTACAGTGTTTAAAGCCATCCAGAAAATTGCTAACGGTGATGATGCGGTGCGTGATTCGATGATTTTCCCACCCGGTTCTTCGCCAGATCAATCACCGCTCGGGATACTGTGCTGCAATGATACATGCTCTTTCACTTGGACTGGAGCAGATCATATCAATCAGGACATCTTCGAGTGTCGCACCTGTGGATTGACGGGTTCGCTCTGCTGTTGCACCGAGTGCGCCAAGGTGTGTCATAAGGGACACGACTGCAAACTGAAACGTACCTCACCGACGGCATACTGTGATTGTTGGGAAAAGTGCAAGTGCAAAGCATTGATAGCAGGCAATCAGTCCAAACGTCACGATCTGCTGTGCAAGATGGCTGCTGAAACGGATCTGGTAACGCGTTTTAATTCGCGTGGCGAATCGATTCTGCTATTTCTCATCCAGACCGTTGGCCGACAGATGGTGGAGCAGCGCCAATACAGAGCAACATCCCGCGTTCGTTCAACGTCGTCTAGTAATACGCGTAAAACGCCCAACCTTGAGCCGGATAATGAAATGCCAGAGCACAATCTAGAACCACCTCGTTTCGCCCGTAAGGCATTGGATCGGCTGCTTAATGATTGGCCAGCCGTACGAGCGATGATCATGACGGGTGCTGAGCATGAGAAACCGATCGTACCAAATGCAAACCAGCAACCGTTCTACGATGACGATAACCAGCAGGTGTATCTGCAATCACAGAGCGGCACCTCACTGTTAGATAAGTTTACGCATAGTCTGATCGTTCGTTGCAGCAGCGACCCTCTCGAAAAGTTGCTTATGACACTCGTTCATGAGCTACAGAACGATTCGATTCCGGGGCGTGTAGAAGAGGCGCAGAAGGTAGCTCGCCGTTTCGTACGATCAGTGGCGCGCGTATACGTTATATTCAGCATCGAACGGTTCCAAAACCCGGAAAAGCAACGTAATTCCACGACGCAGACGAAGCATCTGCAAGCATATCGGCGGGTGTTTACTGCACTGTTTAAATTCGCCATCGAAGAGCTTGTTGAGATAGCAGATGCACTCATTACTCCGGTACGGTTGGGAGTCGTGAAGCCTATCGCGCCGTTTAATTTGTCATCGAACAATATCGAC AGCACTGATGAATTGTTCTCAGTCGAGCCGTTAGCACCGCCAACGAATCGCTCCAATGCCGCTGGCATTGCACAGATTACTAATAACACGGCCAATGTGCATCTCGGGGTGGACCCATTGGATAGTGAGCGTTCGTCGTCTGGTTTCATTTCGCGCATTAACATTCGCCTGGGCGATATCGAAGATAATAACGATGCGGATGCGTTGGTGCAAGACGATGGTGAAACTTCCGAACAGGAAGATATGGCGGAACGGGAACAACCACCGCCAAGGCGCTCTTCATCGCTTCGGCCAGTTACTAGTGCGGTTTCCATGAATGCTGAGGAGGAATCACAGGATCTACTgcgaagcgaagaaaatgcACAGGGTGAAAGTGATAACGAGTTCAATTTCCATGAGGCTGAAACCGAATCCGATTCTGACGATAATCAGAGCACCCAGGATGCCCAACGTAGCGTTCAAACAGGAGCGACCGCCGGTTCCGATACAG GACTAAACTCCTTGCTGTTCGACAACGAAGACGATTCTGGGGATTCCACCCAGCCAGACGATGAGGGTTCGGAAGATGGTGAAAGCGATGATCAGTCCACCGTAGATTTCAACCTGAATGACGATCAACTCGAACGCCGTCAAACACCGGGTGGAAACCAGCGTATCGCCAATCTTGCCCCGCAGTCAATGCAATGGGCCATACGCAGTCGCGAAACAACCGCCCCAGAGCGGGTCCGTTTGACAGCGGGTAGCTCCAATTTGGTGTTTATCGATCCGAGTTCATTGCGTCGATCGACTACCGCAGTCACGACTGCGCAGCAGCAAGAATCCCCTACGATGACTACAACGGCCAGTGCACTTGCCAGAGCGTTCGGTATTATTTTGCGACAAATTTCCGATCTGATTGGTATGTTACCAACCAGCATTAGTGGTTCCTCGTCAGTACTCGACGTGACTCATCAGGACGCTGTACAACTACAG ATGTATGTTGAAAAACGGCTGAAGCTTACGTGGGAGTGGATATTAACCGTGATGGAAGCAACCGAAGCACAACTGCGCTTTGGAGCTTCATTGACTGACTCTACAGATCCCTCGCATCCGCTGCATCCGCTCAACATTCCGACTTCATCCAGCACTAGTGAAGCAGCACCCTCCGCAATGATTGGTGTTACGA CAGGTAGAAGTAGAGCCACGATCAGCACGCTCGGCACAGCGACCACAGCGCGCAACCTAGGATTTGCTGATAGTGATCGCAGCACGAGAGATG GTGGTTCTTCTATGACGGCAGATTCGGAATCCAGCAGACGTGATTTCCTCACTTACTGCCTTTCATTGATGCGTGCGCACAATTCAGAGCACCGCGACTCTTTGCCAGTGTTGGATGTGACGGCCCTGCGCCATGTAGCATACGTGCTTGATGCTATCCTGTTTTACATGCGTGCAACAAATGATTGTGATCTCGACCGTACAACAAACGGTTCTAACGTTTGGGACGATCAGGATGAGAACGAAAACGAAGAAGCGGAAGCGGATATTTCTACTTCCATCTTCATGGATACCGATTCCGTCGACGATGACATGCTTAGTCGACCATCACTCGGTCGACGACATTCGTTCTTCCAGCGATCGGACTCTACACTCTGTCTCGGATGTCCGGCGCCGGATCCATTCAACACACCGCTCATTGATGCGTTACCCTTGGCGGATCAACCACATCGTTTGCAGCCCACAGCAAAGCGGGAAGATCTTTTCGGTATGCCCAAGTGGCCGATTACGCTTGCTCCGGGCGTAAGTGGTAGTGCCGGTAGCAGTGGTCTGCAGCATCAAAACACTGCGTACGCAGGTCCGTCGGAGGGAGGGCCCTGTGGTGTTGGAGGTATCACTAATCTGGAACTACCTCCCGTTCGGTTGAGTTTATCGTCTTCAATTCGACATGAAATGAGTAACAGCGTAGTTGCCACAGGAATTATTGTCGATCCGACGGAAGCTTTGTACTCAGAGTCACAACAGCAGCCGCACCAACCATCCAGCCAAGATAACACCGTAGCTTTTATCGATGGAGGTGTCGCACAAACCGATCCGAACACGGACTCTCGTGTAAGGGTAGAAATTTCTCTTCCCGTAGGAATTTATCAAGCTGCGGCGAGCGGATCGGGAACCGTTGGAACCGGGTCGTctatcaaacaacaacaggaaaTGGAAGCAACCGGCGGACTCGGTGGAACATCCGGAGGAAGTAGCAGTAACAGTGGCAGTGGAGGTAGTAGCACGACATCAACGAAATCGAATGAAACGCATTCTCCCAAACCTCCtccaccgcctccaccaccaATAAGTGGTGGAAACAGTAGCGGAAGTAATAGTGCCAGTGGTCCTACTGGTAGCGGCAGTAGCGCTTCGACCACAACGTTCTCGGAGGTTTACTACAAAAAGAACCGGCTGTTCTATATGAAGAGCAACAAATACAGCGAAGAATCCGACGTCGATGAAGTGAGTATCAGTTCGGATGAGCCACAGGACTTGTCGCAATCGTCGATTAAAATCGATGTCGATACGGATCAGGATCATGATGAGCTGTCGGAGTCGGATTCGGAGGATTCGCGGCAGCACTCCTCGACGACAGCCAAGCGCCAGAAGCTGGACGATTCTGGAAACGATATGGGTGGTGGCGTTGGAGGCAATCCGACGACTGCAACAATAACGATGTCGCTACAGCAAGGAAGCAGCAGTGAAGGTGTGGTTGGCCAACAGCAGTCATTACAGCAACAGGAGCCCTCGTCTGCCATACGTCCTCCAATTATTGTTGCACGTAGAAAGGTGGCTGCCGGATCGGGATCGGGCCCCACATTAGACGGATCTTCAGTCACTCTAG cACAAGGTTCCGCTCCGACGGACGTTGTAATGTCCGGGGAACAGCAGATAGCCGGTGTTGCATCTTCTTCATCCTCGGGCCCTTCAGTTTCCTTCGCTAATCCACTGGTAACGATCGGTAATACATCGGCAGGAACATCTCCAGGCAAAAGTGTTATTGTTCGCGCTGGACCTTCGTCCACG gtgTTTGCCGCGGGAAATatgggcagcagcagcagcaattcTGTCGATTTGATTCAGTCGGCGGAAGCGATGGACATACAGGAAATATCAGCTCACGTAACAGTCGAAACGACACCGAATGTACTGCCGACTGCCCTACAGCCCGAAATGCCTCCACGAGGTATCTATTTGCGTGGTTCGTCGGCTATGTCTTCATCGATTTTGTCCGATATACTGCTGGGTCGCTGGCGTTTGTCGTTAATTCTGTTTGCTCGCGTCTTCCTCGAAGACGTTGGCGTTGAACCGGGCAGCGTCATTTACGAACTGAACGGATTCCCCGTAAAGGAGACAAAATTCCGACGCTATATGGAGAAGCTGCGctgcacaacacaaaaagatTTGACATTGCTAAAAATGGAGCGCAATAGAGCGGCCCTGTTGACGCAGACCTTCAAGGAGCTGAATGTGCTTTACAACAACCGAAGAGTACAGCAGCCGCTAGTATTTAATAGGGTAAAAGTTACGTTCAAGGACGAACCTGGCGAGGGTTCCGGTGTGGCACGTAGCTTCTACACCGCTATCGCGGAAGCACTGCTGGCAAACGAAAAGCTGCCTCCGCTCGAGGTAGCCCAGACTCCGGCAAAGTACGGAGCAGGACCGTTCAACAGCATGTTACGCCATCGTGGCAGCAGCggtggaggcggtggtggTAGCGGTGCCAGCAGCGGCGGAGGAGGAAGTTCAAGtgttggtgctggtgttgGCGGAAGCGGTGGAGGGAGTAACGCACCGGGTAGTGGTGTTAGTGGAAgtggaagcagcagcagctcccGTCGTGGACTCTCCAGCAAACAACCATTGTGGCGCCCGAATCGTGAATCTCGCAAAACGCTCAACTATGATGCACGTCCCTTCCGGCCGGCGAATGAACAGAATGTGTCAGGggcaggtggtggtggaggtgccAGTCCTACCCTGCTGAACGTTGGTGAAGTATTTTCCgttcaacagcaacagctagGTGATAGGCTCTATCCAAAGGTACAACTGCAGCATCCGAACAATGCTGCCAAGATTACTGGAATGTTGCTTGAGTTACCGCCAACGCAAGTGCTGCATTTGCTAGCATCGGACGAAAATTTGCGCCAGCGAATTAGTGAAGCGGTGGAGATAATCGTGCAACGTCAGCGGTTAGAAATGGACAACCTTTCCAACGGTGGAAACCAATCGTTATCATCTGGCGGTACCGGCTCGTCGGCAGGACAAGGAGTTTCATCCTCGCTAGGCAGTTCCGTATCGCTAGCGGGAACTAGTGGCGGTGGATCATCAGGCTCGGGCTCTGGCACTGGTAGCGAACAAGTTGTGGGCAGTGGTAGTATTACAGCTAGCGGTGGCTACAACAGCATCACGGGACAAGGCACTCCATCGTTAACGAAAAAATGTGCCCCAGTGTTACTGCTGGAAGACTGTCAGATGGATGCACCATTGTTTTACACACCGGGTAAACGTGGTTTCTATAGCCCTAGGCAGGGATATCCTTCCAGCGATAGAATGAACGCGTTCCGCAATGTAGGCAG ATTGATAGGATTGTGCTTGCTCCAGAACGAACTGTTTCCGCTGTTCCTGCAACGGCACGTACTGAAGTTTATTCTAGGCCGACAGATTCGCTTCCACGATTTAGCATTCTTCGATCCGGTGTTGTACGAATCTCTACGGCAGCTGATAAAGGATTCGCAAACCAAAACAGGCGGCATCAGCATGTTGCAAAGCCTTGAAATGAACTTTGT GATTGACCTCATGATGGAGGAAGGCTCGGGAACGGTAGAACTGGTACCGGGCGGACGTGACATTCAGGTTAACGAGAACAATGTGTACGATTATGTGCGTAAGTACGCAGAGTATCGTATGATCAAAACGCAAGAAAAGGCATTGGAA GCTATTCGCTCCGGTGTGTTTGACGTACTGCCCGATACGGCACTGGATCAACTGACCGCTGAAGATTTGAGATTGTTGCTGAACGGTGTCGGCGATATTCATGTAGCAACGCTCATTTCCTACACGGCGTTCAATGACGAATCCAATGAACCGAGCGATAAATTAACCAAATTTAAGCGCTGGCTCTGGAACGTGGTTGAGAAAATGACCAACCTAGAGAGACAAGATTTG GTTTACTTCTGGACTGGTTCACCAGCGCTTCCTGCTTCCGAGGAAGGATTCCAACCGATGCCATCGGTGACGATACGTCCGGCAGATGATTCCCATCTACCGACGGCGAACACGTGCATCTCCCGGCTTTATATTCCGCTCTACTCAAGCAAAGCAGTCTTGCGGCACAAACTCCTCCTAgcgatcaaaacaaaaaactttggATTTGTGTAA